The window TAACGGAAGCCGAGGCAATGAAAAGATATCTGGTTAAACATGATATTCCCGAAAATATTATTTTGAAAGAAGAAAGTTCTACCAGTACCTATGAAAACATGCTGTATTCTAAAAAAGCCTATGAAAATACTATTGGAAAGCCTCTTGATAAGGTAATGATTATAACTAATGATTTTCATATGTTCAGAGCAAAAATACTTGCAAAAAGAGCCGGACTTAAAGCATATGGAATCAGTTCCGGCACTCCTTGGTACATATATCCGAATGTTTGTTTAAGAGAGTACTTCGCTTTATTCAAGTCTCTTATTTTAGACAGATAAGTTAAAATTAACACTTTCATTTTCAGATAAATAAACAAAAACTAAGTTGCCTGTCTTTTCAAAATATTTGTCTGCCGTAAAGGATTCATTTATCCTAATACGGCAGACATTACTATTTCCAGCTGTTATACGCACCTTCAAAAGATTGTGATTGCGCCACAAAATATCTACAGTGTAGTTTCCTCTGGCTTTTAAACCCGTTGCACTTCCATCTTTCCAGCTATTGGGCAAGGCAGGCAGCAGGTGTAGCTCGCCGTTATGGCTTTGTAAAAGCATTTCAATAATACCAGTCGTAAAACCGAAATTACCATCAATTTGGAATGGAGGATGTGCATCAAAAAGATTGGGATAAACGGAACGGGTTAAAAGTTGATTGACAAAACGGTAGGCATTATCTCCGTCCCCCAGTCTGGCATAAAGACATATTAGCCAAGCACAGCTCCAACCTGTATGGCCTCCTCCGTTTGCAAGTCGTTGTTCCAGAGATTTACGGCAGGCTTCGGCAAGTTCCGGGGTGTGCCATGGACTTATAACACTGCCGGGGAAAAGTCCAAACAGGTGGGAGATATGCCGATGCCCCGGCTCTTCTTCAACATATTCATCAGGCCACTCCAATAACTGTCCCTTTTTACCTATCCGAAATGGAGGCAGCTTGCAAAGCCTTTGGACAAGTAAGCCGGAAAGCTCTGAATCAATTTTAAGAATAGACTGTGCTTCCACACAGCTTTCAAAAAGCTCTCGGATAATAAACAGGTCCATGGTTGAACCTTTTGTAATTGAACATATTCGACCTTCTTTATCTATAAAGGCGTTTTCAGGTGAAGTGGAGGGGTTGGTTATATAATACCCTTTTTTGTCAGGCTTCATATAATCAAGGAAAAACAAAACTGCTTCTCGCATAATATAATAGTGATTTTGTAAAAAAACTACATCACAGCTGAATCTGTAATGCTCCATTATATGTAGAGAGAGCCACGCCCCACCCATAGGCCAGAACCCCCATCTTGCCTGACCTGACACGGCAGATGCCATCCGCCATAAATCCGTGTTATGATGCAACACAAAGCCCCTGCATCCGTAATTTTCACGTGATATCTCAGAACCAGCCTTTGAAACGTCTTTCAGCAGATCAAACAGAGGCTTGTGACATTCCGAAAGGTTAGCAGTCTCAGCAGGCCAATAATTCATTTCAAGATTAATATTAGTAGTGTAATTAGAAGACCATGGTGCTGCCAAATCTTTATTCCAAATACCTTGAAGATTGGCTGCTTGTGTGCCGGGGCGGGAACATGCTATAAGCAGATATCTGCCATAGGCAAACATCAGTGAATCAAGAGAAGGGTCGTACTGTCCTTTGGCATATGCAGCAAGTCTTTCATCTGTGGGCAGCTGCGACTGTGTGCCAAGGTCAAGACATACACGTTTAAATAAAGAAGAGTGGTCATCTTTATGACGGGACAAAAGTTCATTCCAACTATAACCTGCTGCCTTATCCAAAGTCCGTATACATTTGCTTAACGGGTCTACGCCCGAACTTCCTGGCATTATATCAAATCCCTCAAAATTTGTAGATGAAGAGAGGACTAAGAGAACTTCATCAGCAGCATTGATTGAAATACCGTTTTCTTCTACAATTACGGAGCCACCCTTTATATATGCCCTCATTCCAACTGAAAATCCAATACTGCGACTGTGTTCTTCAGAGTCATAGACTATATGTTTACCTGCTTCCACGTAGTCAGGAATCATACATGAAGGACAGTCTCCGGTCATTATTAAGGTACGGCCTTTTTTATTAACCTGATAACGCAGTTGAGAATCAAGAGTTGCGGTTAATGTAAATGATTCTGATTTATCTGCAGTCATATGAACTGCCATTACGTTGTCAGGATAAGAACATATAACCTCACGGCAATGATTAACGCCGCCACAGGTATAGCGGGTTTCACATACTGCTGTATTAAGGGAGAGTGAACGACTGTAGTTATTAATTTCTCCTGACAGCTCACAGGTCAGTAATAACCTGCCAAGAGGGAGATAAGACTGTGAGTAGCCAGTTAGTATATTTTCTTCTATAAGCTTTTGTGCATCATAATTATTGCCTTCATCCACTAGACACTGAACTTCAGGTAATAAAGGCAGTATGTTTTTGTTAATAAGCTGCCCCGGTAATCCTGACCATAAAGTATCGTTATTTAAATCAATACATTCATGTGAAATCCCGCCGTGAACCATTCCACCAAGACCACCGTTACCGACAGGCAGTGCCTCTTCCCAAATACGAGCGGGAGATTTGTACCATAAAATATACTCCACCAGATTCCCTCCTAAAAATTGGTTATAAAATATAAAAACGTCCTGTTAAATGGAAAAAGGATGCTTCTCGGGTATTACCCAAGGCTGCATCCTTTTTCCGGAGGAGAGGACTATAAAATGTCCAATTTTGCAAATCTATTTTTTGCTGTCCGCTGCCTGTTTCCTAGCTGCAGCAACCTCACTTAACTGCTGTTTATCCCATTCTACAACGGTATCAAAACCTTCGCCCTTGACCTTCTCGGTCATTTGTTTTAAAAGAGAATTGAACTCACTGTCACTCTTTGCATATACCATCTTCCAGGAATAGTCACGGATATCCATCTTTACCACGTCCTGAGTTGACTGAATGTCAGAAGGAAGTGTAGGAGCAACATAATCGGTACCCGGAGCAACTGAAATGTGGTTGTTCTTTACAAGCCAGTCTTTGGTACACATAGCGCCGTCCATGGCTTCACTCCAGTTTTTCTGAAGGAGACTTGTATTAGAGGACAGAGTTGAGGACCAAAGTTTATAATAATATGGTTCCTTGGTATTAGGATTAACGGCGTTAGCTGCCAAGCCGTCAAAGCCGAGTCTGCACTCTCCTGTTTGCCAATCGCTGCCGCCAAACTCGCTGGATACTTCAACTGCAAGAGATGGTCTGCATTTCTTGCCAAAATCAGTAAGTACAGCTTTGCCGTTTTCCATTTTCCATGCAAGACCTTCAGGGCCGTTCTTTACAATCATTTGTCCTTCAGGTGAATAGTACCAGTTTAGGAAATCCATAGCACGTTCAGGGTCTTTGCAGGATTTGCCTAATGCAACAACATAAGTGCTGCCGTTTGGAGTAAATCCATTTGACCATATTTTCTCATCAGCAATAGGAACAAGTGCAAAGCCTGCACCCTTTGCTATGTTATCAGCATTGTTAAAATAGTTAGGTCCAAGCCAACTGAACTGTGAGTAAAGAACCTGACCATTTGTATACTTTTTGGTAATATCATCCCAGGTCTGATTGATTGAGTCTGGGTCCAGAAGACCGTCACGGTATGCCTGATTGTAAACCTTCAGAGCTTTTACATAGTAACCGTTGGGGTCAATAATGCTTTGATACTCGGTAGCCATATTATTTGTCAGAAGGAAACCGCCAAAAGGAGCTTCCTCATAACCGTAAAGCTCTGCAATCATTTTACCGAACATCATCATACAGCCGTCCCAATCCTTAAACAGTGAAAAAGCATACTGCTTCTGACCATTTGCGTTGGTGGGGTGCTTTTTTGCCATAGCTTTTAACATGGGATATACATCATCAAAGGTATTAAGCTTAGGAGAGCCGATTTCCTTGTAGTAATCATAGCGTGTATATACTCCAAAAGTAAGGTCGGAATCTTCACAAGGAGTATTAGGTGACTCAGTTGAAACATTATTAGGTATAGCATAATTACCATACTTATCGGAGATACGTTTGATTGCACCCGGATAATTCTTAACAATA of the Ruminiclostridium papyrosolvens DSM 2782 genome contains:
- a CDS encoding glycoside hydrolase family 95 protein, giving the protein MEYILWYKSPARIWEEALPVGNGGLGGMVHGGISHECIDLNNDTLWSGLPGQLINKNILPLLPEVQCLVDEGNNYDAQKLIEENILTGYSQSYLPLGRLLLTCELSGEINNYSRSLSLNTAVCETRYTCGGVNHCREVICSYPDNVMAVHMTADKSESFTLTATLDSQLRYQVNKKGRTLIMTGDCPSCMIPDYVEAGKHIVYDSEEHSRSIGFSVGMRAYIKGGSVIVEENGISINAADEVLLVLSSSTNFEGFDIMPGSSGVDPLSKCIRTLDKAAGYSWNELLSRHKDDHSSLFKRVCLDLGTQSQLPTDERLAAYAKGQYDPSLDSLMFAYGRYLLIACSRPGTQAANLQGIWNKDLAAPWSSNYTTNINLEMNYWPAETANLSECHKPLFDLLKDVSKAGSEISRENYGCRGFVLHHNTDLWRMASAVSGQARWGFWPMGGAWLSLHIMEHYRFSCDVVFLQNHYYIMREAVLFFLDYMKPDKKGYYITNPSTSPENAFIDKEGRICSITKGSTMDLFIIRELFESCVEAQSILKIDSELSGLLVQRLCKLPPFRIGKKGQLLEWPDEYVEEEPGHRHISHLFGLFPGSVISPWHTPELAEACRKSLEQRLANGGGHTGWSCAWLICLYARLGDGDNAYRFVNQLLTRSVYPNLFDAHPPFQIDGNFGFTTGIIEMLLQSHNGELHLLPALPNSWKDGSATGLKARGNYTVDILWRNHNLLKVRITAGNSNVCRIRINESFTADKYFEKTGNLVFVYLSENESVNFNLSV
- a CDS encoding extracellular solute-binding protein, yielding MKKWLIKSLTAAIILGVTVSMAACTKPGGDSNSSSNSSSSASGSGNTPYKDTVTLDVYTLTGNFQGEQIGWFGKVVKDKFNLKLNIISAQTDGNADQSFQTRSASGDLGDIVVYGAMDTKFTDSLKAGLLMKLSDNDLLSKHGSNIVKNYPGAIKRISDKYGNYAIPNNVSTESPNTPCEDSDLTFGVYTRYDYYKEIGSPKLNTFDDVYPMLKAMAKKHPTNANGQKQYAFSLFKDWDGCMMMFGKMIAELYGYEEAPFGGFLLTNNMATEYQSIIDPNGYYVKALKVYNQAYRDGLLDPDSINQTWDDITKKYTNGQVLYSQFSWLGPNYFNNADNIAKGAGFALVPIADEKIWSNGFTPNGSTYVVALGKSCKDPERAMDFLNWYYSPEGQMIVKNGPEGLAWKMENGKAVLTDFGKKCRPSLAVEVSSEFGGSDWQTGECRLGFDGLAANAVNPNTKEPYYYKLWSSTLSSNTSLLQKNWSEAMDGAMCTKDWLVKNNHISVAPGTDYVAPTLPSDIQSTQDVVKMDIRDYSWKMVYAKSDSEFNSLLKQMTEKVKGEGFDTVVEWDKQQLSEVAAARKQAADSKK